The Oscillatoria acuminata PCC 6304 genomic interval TTTAAGCGATACCCAACTCACGGAAGCGATACTTTACGGAGCCAATTTGACCGGGGCGATTTTAACCTCGGCCCAATTAGATGGAGCCAAAATGAATGGATCCCTTGTAGATGGAGCCGATCTCAGCCAAGCGAACCTCCAAGATGCAGAGGTTAAATGGGTGGATCTGACCAACGCTAATCTCAAAAATACCGACTGTGTTGGCGCTTCTTTGAAACTGGCAAATCTCAGCCAGGAGAATCTGAACGATGCCAATATCTATCAAAGTGATCTGCAAGGCGCGATCGCTCCGAAACATAACAGCCTGGAATAGGAATCACCCTGGATGAAACAAAAACCACAACTCCCGGTGATTGGGTGGCGGGAGTGGGTTTCCCTACCTGAACTGGGAATTGAGAAAATTAAAGCCAAAATTGATACGGGTGCGCGGTCTTCTGCCATCCATGCCTTTGATATTGAAACCTTCCACCAGGACGGAAAACATCTAGTTTGCTTCAAAGTACATCCTTATCAACGGGATAGCATTCAAACTGTTGCTACCACGTCCCCCTTATTTGATGAAAGACAGGTTCGCAATTCTGGCGGTCATGCTGAGTTAAGATTGGTCATTCTTACCCCCATAGAAATTTTGGGTTACCAATGGCCGATCGAACTCACCCTCACCAATCGCGATGTGATGGGATTTCGGATGTTGTTAGGACGTCAGGCATTGCGGCATCGCTTTTTAGTCGATCCCGGAAAGTCATTTTTACTCCATCCTAAGTAGGAGCCAAATTCTTTCCCCCGCTCCCGGTGGAATCTTTTAAAACCAACCCCCATCAGGCAGAGTTTTTCAAATTAGGCTTTGAATTAGATAGATAGCGGTTCCCACAGTTAGGGGAAACGCTATCTTTTTTTCTAATCAATAAATCCGCGCTGTTTAGAATACAAAGATGATTCAAAGACAACGCTTGTTATTTATTACTAACATAAAAATTTTTCAAGTTTGTTTAAAAATCGGGGTGTGATGAACTGCCCCAAACGGTTTGACTTCTGAACTATAGCGCTTAACCAAAATTTAAAGCAGAGGTTTGATTCAAGGATGATTGACAAAGGTTTAAAATCAGGTAAAATCAATAAAAACTTGAGAAACGTCTTATCCTGAAAACTACTTTACCAAGTCAACAATATCAGTTGATTCGTCAAATCAAGACTAAAGAGCCAAAGGGTCGAGGCAGGTCAAGCTCAGAGCATTACAATAGAGGATTATGAAAATCGCGATTTTGTCGCAAAAGGCTTCGCTTTACTCCACCCGACGACTGAAAGAAGCGGGTGAGCAACGAGGCCATCACATGAAGGTGATTGATTACCTGCGCTGTTATATGAATATCGCCTCTCATCGGCCAACGGTGGTCTATCA includes:
- a CDS encoding ATP-dependent zinc protease family protein, with protein sequence MKQKPQLPVIGWREWVSLPELGIEKIKAKIDTGARSSAIHAFDIETFHQDGKHLVCFKVHPYQRDSIQTVATTSPLFDERQVRNSGGHAELRLVILTPIEILGYQWPIELTLTNRDVMGFRMLLGRQALRHRFLVDPGKSFLLHPK